Proteins co-encoded in one Puniceicoccus vermicola genomic window:
- a CDS encoding OsmC family protein, with amino-acid sequence MITAGSECRPYKTKFTNKTLVSFSDNTTEKGGSGDGFRPHELLEAAFACCMNMSVRMYAEENSMNLDSVTTTVTIDRSEPGEACFEYSIQLSGDLSKEETDSILEAVKNCPVRKTLSSKLSFRIRE; translated from the coding sequence GTGATTACTGCAGGTAGTGAATGTAGACCCTATAAAACGAAATTTACGAACAAGACTCTTGTTTCGTTTAGCGATAACACAACAGAGAAAGGGGGCAGTGGTGATGGGTTCAGACCTCATGAGTTGCTTGAGGCGGCCTTTGCTTGTTGTATGAATATGTCGGTACGAATGTATGCGGAAGAAAATTCAATGAACCTGGATTCCGTGACAACCACCGTAACCATCGATCGAAGCGAACCTGGTGAGGCGTGCTTTGAATACAGCATTCAATTGAGTGGCGATTTATCAAAGGAAGAAACGGACAGTATTTTGGAGGCCGTGAAGAACTGCCCCGTTCGAAAAACGCTTTCATCAAAATTGTCGTTTAGAATCAGAGAATAA